The sequence below is a genomic window from Paramisgurnus dabryanus chromosome 4, PD_genome_1.1, whole genome shotgun sequence.
TTCACGTGTACAgtagatatttttacatttgaagaacattttttttgtgaatcTAGAAAAAAAAGGGAATATCGATATGCAAACTAATATATAGTTTCTCAGTCTACAGCTGCCCCATTTCGccctttttttaattaataatgtTAATCTTGCACCATTGGCCTTTGCTAGAGGGTTATCTTATAGTCTTCCTTAAATACATTATTCCTGTTACAGTCTCATGTCGAGCTTAAAGGCAATGTGTAGTCACTAAAAAACAAAACTGTGCAGTGTCTGAGACTCAACAATCTAAAAGTCATTAAtcttaaaatattataaaactgtaagttttaaaacaactgTAACTGGTTAATGTCTATTTACATTCATTGCATTTGCCTCTGAACAgtactatttatttattaatattttaaaaaaatatccaaaaataataaagataaaatgttataataatatttatgaaAAATTTCAGATTTAAACCCTCCATATGCTGGAAAGCTACAGTCTAATGATTGTATCTCCAGGTCTCTCACTCTCTACATTCACTATGCTGTAATGAAATTCCTTCATCTCATTCCTAACATACTATCCTCTTCTGCTCCTCCCTTGCACTCCTTTTTGATCCCATATCCACTGGGTCTCACTTCCGAATTTTTTTGGACCCCCGTCTTGTGCTTTGGGACATCGTTCTTGTTGCTTTCTCCATCTCCACTGGCAGCGAGTTGAGGGTGTTTGATATTTGGCCAGTCCAGTGTACAAGGTCCTGCAGTACTCTCAGAAACCACATCTTCAAACCAAAGCTCCCACGGCCATCCATTACCTTTACAAAGACAGAAATGTTTATCAGTttttaaaagtttgttttttcagCACAATattagataaacagacagaaggACAAACAGATGCATGGATGGGACAAACTATCAGAAATgtctctttaacaaagcattcacataactcatctCGTAATTACACTTATGTTGCAATAGTAAGCTTGTCCGAACAAAACATTCACATTATTCGTCTGGTAGATGTAGATAGTTAGGttgtctggaaccgagcagaTATTCAACAACTATGCCGtttgacacttgcattacatgcgaatgGCCCCTacactaataggattttgtttctcttttctTGTCTCGTCCTCGTACCCGAGGACACGGAGACTAATGCTGTGTCTACACCAgtcgcggtagaggcgtcaagcgggagtaatttcaatgttaagtcaatgtgaagacgcattgatgcgcgtctggaggtctcgcggcgtgaatgaggcatttagcgcgGCGCGGTAGACACGATTCCGCATCAATGGCACGAATTGAGCGTGTGGCGGGGTACGCGCGAATGGTGCATTTTgtttcacgcgaatttgcgtctgacgtcaaatgcttgctttttctgcgcgtctacttcgctctagatgcgcaaatgcattcaaaatgttcaagcggcaaactagacgcagtatgactcaaacgcggctggtgtaaacctACAGTAATGTTGtgttcagaccagccgcggtagaggcatcaagcgtgagtgatttcaatgttaagtcgaTGTGAAGAtacgttgacgcgcgtctggaggtctcactCTGGGAATGAGCTGTTCAGTGCGACGCGATAGATGCGATTCCGCCTCGTTCGCGCAAATGGCACCAATCTAGCGTTGCCGCTGCAAACGCGCCAgttgcacatttttttaaattatcatttactttttttattatgtgttttttatgttgtttttttcctTTCTCCTTTCATATGTGTTAAAGTGtatgttatttttgttaaaaacgaataaacattaagtaaaaaaaagaaaaatttgaactttggcggaaaaccaatcaggagcttgctctagtagtgacgtgattacagaaagtgagcagagttgcagaagcccctcccatgacacaaatttttgcataaatgtctcgatgactacaATTTAACGTGCGGCTTTCACGCGCAgatgaagcaagtaaactcaaaatgttcaagcggcaaactagacgcgttAGATGCGAtgttgacgcctcaaacgcggctggtgtgaacccacggttacagacccagttcctgctgctgtGAAGCTCATCACAATTTACTTGTATTCCATTTATACATCTCCAAAGGTCTTTTTTCCCCTAATAAATTTAGAGTTTTTTAACCCctagggagtcagctgacattgacTTAACTTAGAACTGTCTTCTATATggtacattattactacgctcacTAGTACGGTTTAATCTTAGCTGCTGTACTCTGCCCACcaatttttctgtgtttctcctgtttttattaatgtaaagctgctttacaTCAATTAATCAGTTGTGAAAAGCGACAtacaaataaaattgaatttttcTCGTTACAAAGTACACTCATATTCAGGGTAAACGCCTGGTTAATTTCACAATCACAAAAGTCATTAGTTTCTAATAATGAAAAGCTTTAGATTCACTagaacagtggttttcaaactgggggccctgcgatggtgccagggggccccctGGTTTactgacattttataaaataaattaatttattataaattctgtgtaattaaatcttAGACAGCACtacattaaataatttaatatgttttgttcaATTCAAATTTAGTtttggaatgttttatgtcataattttttttgggtGGCCAAGAAGTGATGCACAGTATACAAGGCTGAAAGGTTTGAGAACCGCTGAACTAAAAATCTTGCGTctctttaaagcgtaactaaacccctgttCAGAGCCTGACtacacccactggcaatatttgaaaaatgcaagaaaagtgggcagatcccaacggagatagaggggatgaactaagtgtgtggtgagatcgtaacaagggcgtggtgagcttgaacctgatTACGTCACgaggcattttttggacccaacatccaataggaaaattcaactgcagtagccaccgttcaacctgaagttcaacgtttttacaccatatattgtagtattaaaacactttatatccaaatgtcaataaacttactaaaatcaattaAGAGCACTAATAatgccccattcttacagatcatgaACTAAAAAAGGTtagtttagggtttagttactctttaaaaataGGTAAAGCACCTCTTTAACTTCAGCTTCAAATCTCTTTCCATCCCCGAGTAGTCGCTTTGTGCTCGCCAACAGGTGTCCCAAACGATCGCTCACTGTTGTTCGCTGTTTTTTATATTCGCCGTCCACCTCTGTAAATTCCTCGTCCAAACGGGTGATAGCATCATCCAGAAGCCGCTGACACTCCAGAAGCGCAGCGTGCAGGATTGATATTTTATCTGCATCTGACAGCTGAGGGGTCAGGGGAGGAATGGATACCAAATAATTTTCGGCAACTGGTGAAGACGTCAGTGATTcactttttctctgcataataaataaataaataaaagagagCAAGAGAATAAACAAGCAAGAGGTAAAATAATGAGGAATGTGTTCAGGATGCCCGTATATTTTTCAGTTGCCAAAATGAAGCATATTAAAATGATACAGTTGTTATATaggttatatataaattatttttaaccctgagaacccaagaacccttcACTTAGCatcaattaacattggccaaatttgacccgtGGGATCTCCAGGGTTAataaaagcaaaacatttttacaactCTATATATGTGAGAATATTTACAGGTCTATATAAATGTAGCCTACCGACTAATTCATTAATGGTTATACAGGCAAATAAATGAAATTAGTTGGCTTTTTGGTAAGAAATAAACAGTTAATGAACAACTACATAAAGATAAGTGTTCAACGCTGTCTCATTGCATCATCCCGGTTCATATAATTTGTGATGTTTCTGGTCAGATTTGGCGGGAAATGTCAGTTTGACGTCATTTAGCTTTAACACACGTAGGCCTATATGAAGTAGGAGGCTTTATGTCCAGCAACCTTTAATTtcatgttttaaacagagattGCGATAGAAAGGTTAAAATAGTCACTAAATTAAGTACATAATGTACAtctgaacataataaaataaataaagttgaaaaGAGCGTCCGCTGAATGATGCACGCTCACCTATTAAAGtctcgtttttttttattacaagagTTTACTTTAAGGTACGAAGGAGGATTAGggccaagctaaaataaaaaataaaaccatctCGAGATTACAGTAATTAAAatgcgagaataaagtcattattcAACGAAAAAAAagtcagaataaatataattttgagaataaagtcgttatttaacgagaataaagtcgcaAATCTGCAAAGCAGATACCAAATTACACACCTGtcttattaataaaacaatatgaaGAAGATGCGCTCAGAAAGGCAATTTAAAGGAATCTTCCTCATATAAAAGGCAATATGGGGGGAGATAATTTGAAACGAACAAAATTTGGTGCACACCTTAATAAAACAGGCATGCAACGAACAGAAAATCGTAATGAATAAAGGTTTTGTTTATTGGGTAGGGtaaacccttacgaaaattacaCATGGTTTTTAATGTGGTAAAAgtatagtaaccatggtttcttggtgtattgattactatcagaaaaaccatggttttactacactagccatggtttaactatatggtttttgaaaaccatgattgtcaaaaccatggttattttgtggttaccacagttttactacagttatcatgtttttttggttttaactgtagtaaaaacatggttaatttttgtaaggaaAGTTACGCACATGAAGGCACACCTACTGTTAATGAAAGTGCACAGGTGATGGGGGATATTAATCGTATGGCCGAGGTTTCATTTTAGGCTTGTTCTCATTAAAACAATGCATTTCTCAACTATTTTTCAACAAAAATTGAGAATATCTATGATATGATTGCCTGTGAGGATGCTTCTGAGTCTGTTGTTGTTCATTCTCCAAATATCTCAGGGATTGCTTTTACAAGTTTTAGTACTGTTGACTCTGATTTTATTTCAAAACTTCTTCTGTCAATGAATTCTACTACTTGTATATTGGATCCGCTACCTacaactgtttaaaaaaattgtctgTCTGCTATGTCACATCACATCACTACTAATGTAAATGACTCTCTAAACTCAGGAAATTTCTCTTCTGCTTTGAAAATAGCTGCAGTTATGCCAGTTCTTAAAAAACCTGGGAGtgatggcactgacttgtcaaATTTTTCAACCCATTTCAAATGTACCATTCATGGCAAAAGTGCTTGAGGATGTGGTTGTTGGCATTCAACAATAACCTATTCAAATAGCCTATTTGAAACATTTCAATCAGGATTTAGATCTGGATACAGTACAGAGACCGCCCTGGTTAGAGTTCTTAATGATCTCCTCATTATTGCCGATTCGGGAGCTTGTTGCATTTTGGTCATGTTAGACCTCTCCGCTGCATTTGATACCATCTGTCACAGTATATTACTGGATAGATTGCAAAAGTGGACTGGTGTATCTGGAACTGTGTTGAATTGGTTTAAATCTTACTTGTCAGATCATTCACAATTTGTCTACCTGGGTTCAAACAGATCTCAGGTTGCTCCTCTCTGTCAGGGTGTCCCTCAGGGGTCAGTCCTGGGTCCGGCTTTATTTAGTATATACATGCTCCCCCTCCGACAGATTATTCGGAGGTACGGCCTGGGCTATCATTGTTACGCTGATGATACATAGATTTACATTAGCTCTCAGCCTTAACTTAATTCTTCCTCTTCTCAACTTTCTGACAGTTTGCTAGAGATTAAAGGgttgatgaaacaaaaatgttttaagacTAAACTGTTCAAAAACTGAAGTCTTACTAATTGGTATTTCCTCGAACATTAGTAAATGTAAAGATTTTACAATCTCAGTGGACAATGCTCAATTAACCCCTTCTTATCAGGTTCGCAACCTAGGAGTGATTTTTGACAGCCAGTTAACTTTTAActcacattttaaaaatctaaCTAAGGTTGCTTTTTTCCACTTGAGAAACATTGCACGTATTCGCCGATTTCATTAAGAGGTTGCGATATGTACAAAACTCTGCAGCACGTTTCTTGACTCACACATCTTCACACCATCACATCACACCCGTGCTAAAACAACTACATTGGCTTCCAGTTCATTCGcgcattgattttaaaacatTGATTTTAACTTAGAAAGCAGTACATAGGCTGGCCCCAGATTATATATGTGAGTTGATTACCCCATCGATTCCTACTCGCTCTCTCCGATCAGTTGGTTCTCTCTTTTTGATGCAACCTCGTTGCAAATTAAAATCTATGGGAGGAAGGGCCTTTCCTTTAAGGCACCCAAGTTATGGAATACACTACCTGCGTTCATTAGGGATGCTGCTACTTTGGACTGTTTTAAGAAACTTCTTAAGACTCATCTTTTTAGTTATTCTTTTAATTTATAATGGtctatttatgttatttactttattgtaatgtttttattgttgttactTTTGTTGTTGCAGCGCTTTGAGTTAAGAAGGGAGCATTAaaaatacttattattattattatatatgtattattattattattatttactaagTTCAGACCCCCTTATAAACCTAAAAGACAACATTGAATACACAGTAATATTCAGCAAACATTTAACTAATAAAACAGTCTGTGTACAGGCAAGCAGAAGATCCCAGAATAAGAACACAAACCGCTAAAGTGCACGTTTGTTTCCTTTAATGAAAACGAGCAAATTCTGGGCTTTTCTGCTTGACCAGcttattaataatatattatagtgTGTAGTAAATATAGTGTATTTAAATCACTGTCTTAATGCATTAAACAACGTAAAGAATAGGCCTAAACTGAATTGGCTTCATTCTCGAAattttacgactttattctcgttaaataacaactttattctcgttaaataacaactttattctcgaaattatatttattctgactTTTATCTCGTTAAgtaatgactttattctcgcattttaatgactttaatctcgagatggttttacttttttattttagcttggccTTAATCCGCCTTCGTATTACGGGCTGGCGTGGGCTGAACAGGAATCATAAGTCACACCTATTTCCAAATGAAAAGACTCCCCTGTACATTCCAAAACCGCTCCCACGTTTCTTTTCCAAGATGCAAGCCGAAACACAGAAAGGCAGAGGCCGACACTAGCCTactaaagtatttttactttctagataaaagtaaattttcaagtattcgtattttatcagtgtttttctttggaaaacatacattccaaagcgtATTATCATCATTTTGACTCTACTACAtataattttaagttttttgtttatattatttaagtatcctacattaaacatctagtatttttttacttttacttaagtaaaaagtacttttgtacttttactcaagaacattttttgtaattaggtattaaatcaattttaatgtgcaatataaaaggaatacacagtatgattctatgctttagaatgtagtgaacattttttagtagttttttcccaagacaaacactctgataaagcacatatgcttggaaaatgtaactaaaatgcTCAAGTTGTGTCCACCTCTGCAAAAAGGGCGCCTCAAGCATTCAGGAAGCAAGCGTGCGAGAGAGGCTGGTGGACCAGAACAATTTGGCAGGTAACCAGATGTCTTCATTACTGGAACAATCGCGCTTTATAGTCCAGTAACATGTCCCAGTGCGCTCACCAAGTTTGGATAACCACCGAGTGTAGGCTTTTCTGTGCCACACAAATTCATTAGCGTCCCACAGACATTCCTAATCTAATGCCGTACAGATATGTTGTTCGGGTCGCAGACCCCAGAGACCATCATTGGAAACAACGCGTACATAAATATCAAAATACGTTTTGTAAACGAACAAAAAGTAGGCACGTTTGAGACTTACATATAACTCCAGAAGTTGAATGCAGTCCTTGTGAAGAAGCCGAGCTAGATGTGCAGATCTCCCTGCGTGGCCTCTCAATCCAAGACGATCGCGTGTAGCCCTGCCAGCCatttattttccaaaatgaTCTAATGTTTGAAAAATAACACCTGACTCGACAAGATGAATGAACTTACATATGAGCGAATTCTTGGTCTTTGTAATACGATCTGTTAT
It includes:
- the cntf gene encoding ciliary neurotrophic factor, producing MAGRATRDRLGLRGHAGRSAHLARLLHKDCIQLLELYRKSESLTSSPVAENYLVSIPPLTPQLSDADKISILHAALLECQRLLDDAITRLDEEFTEVDGEYKKQRTTVSDRLGHLLASTKRLLGDGKRFEAEVKEVMDGRGSFGLKMWFLRVLQDLVHWTGQISNTLNSLPVEMEKATRTMSQSTRRGSKKIRK